In a genomic window of Streptococcus mitis NCTC 12261:
- a CDS encoding Na/Pi cotransporter family protein, protein MSINWQEILFHFLGGLGLFLYSIKTMGDGLQQAAGDRLRFYIDKYTSNPFLGVLVGIVVTALIQSSTGVTVITVGLVSASLLTLRQAIGIIMGANIGTTVTSFIIGFKLGEYALPLIFLGTMFLFFTKNRTANNIGRILFGVGGIFYALNLISAGMSPLKDLPQFKEYMVTLGQNPVLGVFAGAVITVLIQASSATIGILQGLYAGGFLDLKGSLPVLFGDNIGTTLTVIIAAAGANVSAKRVAATHVTFNVLGTILCLILLGPFTSMIEYFQALLHLSPEMTIAFSHGAFNVSNTIVQFPFIGALAYFVTKLIPGEDEVVKYEPLYLDEHLIKQAPSIALGNAKKELLHLGNYASKAFDLSYNYIIDLNEKVAEKGHKTEEAINTIDEKLTRYLITLSSEALSQKESEVLTNILDSSRDLERIGDHAEALINLTDYLRRKNVEFSEAALQELADIYQKTTGFIKDALDSVENNDIEKAQSLIERHKEINNMERVLRKTHIKRLNKGECSTQAGVNFIDIVSHYTRVSDHAMNLAEKVIAEQI, encoded by the coding sequence ATGTCCATTAATTGGCAGGAAATTTTATTTCACTTTTTAGGTGGTCTGGGACTATTCTTATATAGCATCAAGACCATGGGAGACGGTTTGCAACAAGCTGCTGGAGATCGCCTTCGTTTTTACATTGACAAGTACACTAGCAATCCCTTTTTAGGTGTTCTAGTCGGAATTGTCGTGACTGCCCTGATTCAGTCAAGTACAGGGGTTACAGTTATCACGGTTGGGCTGGTCAGCGCTAGTCTTCTCACTCTTAGACAGGCTATCGGAATTATCATGGGAGCCAATATCGGAACTACCGTTACTTCCTTTATCATCGGTTTCAAGCTTGGCGAGTATGCTTTGCCCCTGATTTTCCTTGGGACCATGTTCCTCTTCTTTACAAAAAACAGAACAGCAAACAATATCGGGCGCATCCTGTTTGGTGTGGGGGGAATCTTCTACGCCCTCAACCTCATCAGTGCCGGTATGAGCCCTCTTAAAGATTTACCACAATTCAAGGAATACATGGTAACCTTGGGACAAAATCCTGTGTTGGGAGTTTTTGCCGGTGCAGTGATTACCGTCCTCATCCAAGCTTCTTCTGCGACGATCGGGATTTTGCAAGGTCTCTATGCAGGTGGATTCCTTGACCTTAAAGGTTCGCTACCAGTTCTCTTCGGGGATAATATCGGGACAACCCTAACAGTTATCATCGCGGCAGCTGGAGCCAATGTCTCTGCGAAACGCGTTGCTGCAACCCACGTTACCTTTAACGTTTTAGGAACCATTCTTTGCTTAATCTTATTAGGTCCATTTACATCTATGATTGAGTACTTCCAGGCACTCCTTCACCTCTCACCTGAGATGACCATCGCCTTCTCTCACGGTGCCTTTAACGTAAGTAACACCATTGTACAATTTCCATTCATCGGAGCCTTGGCCTACTTTGTAACCAAGCTCATCCCTGGTGAAGATGAAGTTGTCAAGTACGAGCCACTTTATCTTGATGAGCATTTGATTAAACAAGCTCCATCAATCGCTCTCGGAAATGCCAAAAAAGAACTCCTTCACTTGGGAAATTATGCTTCTAAAGCCTTTGACCTTTCATACAACTACATCATTGACCTCAATGAAAAGGTTGCTGAAAAAGGCCACAAGACGGAAGAAGCCATCAATACCATTGATGAAAAATTGACTCGTTACCTTATTACTCTTTCAAGTGAAGCCCTTAGCCAGAAAGAAAGTGAAGTGCTGACCAACATCCTTGATTCATCCCGTGATTTGGAACGGATTGGGGATCACGCTGAGGCCCTAATCAATCTGACTGACTATCTTCGACGTAAAAATGTTGAGTTCTCTGAAGCTGCTTTGCAAGAACTAGCTGATATCTATCAAAAAACCACTGGCTTTATCAAGGATGCCCTTGATAGCGTGGAAAACAACGACATTGAAAAAGCTCAAAGTCTAATTGAACGCCATAAAGAAATCAACAATATGGAACGTGTTCTCAGAAAGACTCACATCAAACGCCTCAACAAGGGCGAGTGTTCAACGCAAGCTGGGGTCAACTTTATCGATATTGTTTCCCACTACACTCGTGTATCAGACCATGCTATGAATCTAGCTGAAAAGGTCATTGCTGAACAAATCTAA